CCCGATGCCAGCTTTGCCGGCGAACGACAGGATCTGGAAGAAATGATCGGCAATCTGGCGGAAAACGCCGTCAAATGGGGCCGGTCGCGTTTGCAGATCGGCGTGACCTGCCAGACCGGACGGCTGCGGATCGTGATCGAGGATGACGGCCCCGGCATGGCCGAAACCGACGCGCCCAAAGCGCTGATCCGTGGCGCGAGGCTGGACGAACACGGTCCCTCGGGCAGCGGGCTGGGGCTGGCCATCGTCGCCGATCTGGCCGCCCTGCACGGGGGCGAACTGCTGCTGAGCCGCTCGGAGTTGGGCGGCCTTGGCGCAACACTGGACCTGCCCGCGTAACCGGGCCGACCCTGGCGCCGGTTTGGCCTTGACCCTCGGCCCATAACCGTGATGGTGCCTATCCTGAGCGACTTTTACCGATGGGGTCGGGATGAAGATTGTTGGCATCTGCCGTTTTTCACTGCTGGGCCGTGGCGACTGGAAGGTTTACCAGGGCAAACCCGACTCCGAGGTGGAGGCCATCGCCGCCGAACAGGCAAGAAAGCTTTTTGCACCCGAGCGTATGGAGCAGCGGCTTGCCGCATTCGAGCACCTGACTCTGGCCTGGCGCACAGGCAGATATAATCAGTGGCAAGCCAGAACCGGCCTCGTTTCGGGCGGCTGGGTCACAAGCATCGTCGTGATGATGACCCGACTGCGTCAGAGTCACACCGTCTCCAATTTCCACCGATGCAGAACGCCCATCAATAAGCCGCGCTGCCAGTGCCTGCGGGCAATGCGCCATAGGGCAGCCAGATCGTCTTGAGCTGCGTGGCGTGGTGCAGGAAGGTTTCGCCCTGCGCCTGATCGCCGGTCCAGTCGCGGTTGGCCGGCGAGCAGACGGGTTTCAGATTGCCGCCTGCCGCCTGTTCCACCGCCGTCAGACCGGCGCTGTCGCCTGCATACCACATCGCGGCGACCTCATCATGGGCGGCCAGCACCTGCGCCAGATCATACCTGCCTCCGGTCACGATATTGACCACGCCGCCGGGCAGGTCCGAGGTGTCGAAGACCTGATACAGGTCCAGCACCGGCAGCGGATCGTCCTGCGCGGCAATCGCAACCACACGGTTGCCCATGGCGATGGCGGGCATCACCAGCGACATGAACCCGGCCAGCGGCTGCCTGTTCGGGCAGGCGATGCCGATCACGCCGAAGGGCTCGGGGATCACGTTCACCAGATGACCCGGTTTCGCCTGTACATTCGCGCCGTCGAACTTGTCGGCCCAGGCGGCATAATGAAAGGCGCGGGCAATGGCGGCCTGAACCTCGGATTTGCTGCTGCGGGCGGCGAATTCGGGGGCGCGGGCCGACAGGTTCTCGGCGATGTAATAGAGCACCTGCGCACGGGCATGACCGCCCATCGCGGACCATTTCCCGGCCTTGGCGGCGGCCTCGACCGCGCCGCGGATATCCTTGCGGCTGCCAAGGGGGGCCAGCCCGCCCGGCACCGCATACATTGCCCCGCCATCGGGGCGTTTCTGCGCGCCGCCGATATACAGCTTGGCGGTGCGGTCGAGGCCGCTGCCCTGCCCTTCGCCACCCGGCGCGACGACAGGGGCCGAGGGTGCGGGTTCGCGGACCGGTTTCACCGCCGGTTCGGCCAGATAGTCCAGCATCCCCGCGCACCCGCCTTCGCGGCCAAAGCCGCTTTCGCGATAACCGCCAAAAGGGGCCGCGGCGTCAAACAGGTTGGCGCAGTTGATCCAGATCACGCCCGCCTTGATCTTCGCCGCGATATCGGTCGCGACGGTGGCGCTTTCGGACCAGACCGAACCGGCAAGGCCGTAGCGGGTGTTGTTGGCCAGCTCAATCGCCTCATCGGCGGTGCGGAAGGTGGACAGCGTGGCGATGGGGCCGAAAATCTCCTGCTCCATCCCCGGATTGGCGGGGGCGATATTGCGAAGATAACCGGGCGCGATAAAACAGCCCTCCGCCGCCTGACCGCCGAC
The Paracoccus alcaliphilus DNA segment above includes these coding regions:
- a CDS encoding glycosyltransferase; amino-acid sequence: MKIVGICRFSLLGRGDWKVYQGKPDSEVEAIAAEQARKLFAPERMEQRLAAFEHLTLAWRTGRYNQWQARTGLVSGGWVTSIVVMMTRLRQSHTVSNFHRCRTPINKPRCQCLRAMRHRAARSS
- a CDS encoding aldehyde dehydrogenase family protein encodes the protein MTSVSEIMESMEYGPSVEDSGAVRDWLDTRGSFGHFIGGKFTKPGSTFGTRAPATGDLLAQVSQGSADDVAAAVKAARKAQKGWAALSGTERARYLYALARHVQKRERFLSVLETLDNGKPIRESRDIDIPLVARHFYHHAGWAELRDTQFPGHAPLGVCGQIIPWNFPLLMLAWKIAPALAAGNTVVLKPAEYTPLTALAFAEICREVGLPAGVVNIVTGDGETGAALVGADVDKIAFTGSTEVGRAIAARLAGTGRRLTLELGGKSPFIVMPDADLDAAVEGVVDSIWFNQGQVCCAGSRILVAEAVAERFETLLRARMDRLRVGPPLDKSTDIGAIVDPVQKDRITSICAAAVAAGAELVGGQAAEGCFIAPGYLRNIAPANPGMEQEIFGPIATLSTFRTADEAIELANNTRYGLAGSVWSESATVATDIAAKIKAGVIWINCANLFDAAAPFGGYRESGFGREGGCAGMLDYLAEPAVKPVREPAPSAPVVAPGGEGQGSGLDRTAKLYIGGAQKRPDGGAMYAVPGGLAPLGSRKDIRGAVEAAAKAGKWSAMGGHARAQVLYYIAENLSARAPEFAARSSKSEVQAAIARAFHYAAWADKFDGANVQAKPGHLVNVIPEPFGVIGIACPNRQPLAGFMSLVMPAIAMGNRVVAIAAQDDPLPVLDLYQVFDTSDLPGGVVNIVTGGRYDLAQVLAAHDEVAAMWYAGDSAGLTAVEQAAGGNLKPVCSPANRDWTGDQAQGETFLHHATQLKTIWLPYGALPAGTGSAAY